In the genome of Candidatus Electrothrix rattekaaiensis, the window GACAGTGTCAATACTGTTGATAATCCGTTTTACGTTCGTGCGGTTTGTGAATAATGCTTGTTGTATAACAAGCAATGTTTGCACTATAGGCAAATCAATGAGGAGAATATCCAATGAGAATGTTTATTTTTATAATATCTATGCTACTCATAGCAACAGGTTCCGCATTTGCCGGATGCGATGATTTCCCAGCATCAACACCAACCAGTCAATTTACAGTAGATAGTACAAATAAAACTGTTGTAGACACCAAGACCGGGCTTATGTGGAAGCAATGCCTAGAGGGAGACCCTGCTTGTTCGGGAAGTGTGCCCGCCTATGATTTTACAGGAGCCGTAGGTCTGGTCGACACTGCGAACGGTAGCGGTGGTTT includes:
- a CDS encoding DUF1566 domain-containing protein, whose product is MLLIATGSAFAGCDDFPASTPTSQFTVDSTNKTVVDTKTGLMWKQCLEGDPACSGSVPAYDFTGAVGLVDTANGSGGFAGFTDWRLPNIKELQSIVEEQCSSPAINTTIFPGNPAAEVLSNSPRGNSWWTIDFTTGDMLANSTTAHVRLVRDN